The Thermobifida halotolerans sequence GTACACCGCGGCGGTCATGGGCGAGCAGCTGTTCGGGGAGATCTCCCCCGGCTACTTCGGCAACCTGGGAGTCAGCCTCTACACCCTGTTCATGCTGCTGACCACGGAGAACTGGCCGGACATCTCCGACTCGGTGATCGACCAGGCCCCCTACGCCTGGATCTTCTTCGTCAGCTACATCGTGATCAGCGCCTTCATCGTGCTCAACCTGATCATCGGTGTGATCGTGACCACGATGGAGGAGGAGGTCAACGCCCACCGCTGGGAGGAGGACCAGGAGTTGGAACTGGCGCAGCACCGAACGGTCATGCTGCGCCTGGACCAGTTGAGCGAACAGGTCGCCATCCTCTCCGCGCAGTTGAGAACGCTCGGCGTGGCCGTCGAGGAGGCGAGCGTCCAGCAGGACGGACACGAACGCGTGCAGAACACGAAGCGGCCCCCCGCCGGAAGGAGGCGGAGGGCCAGAAGAAGAAACAGGCGACGCTGAACGCTTAGAGCGCCCGAACGTCAGACGCCTGGGGGCCCTTGGGGCCCTGGGTGATCTCGAACTCGACAGCCTGGTTCTCTTCCAGGTTCCGGAAGCCAGTACCCGCGATCGCCGAGTAGTGCACGAACACGTCCGGGCCGCCGCCGTCAACGGCGATGAACCCGAAACCCTTCTCAGAGTTGAACCACTTCACGGTGCCCTGAGCCATCTGCTCTCCCTTGGGGACTACAGCGGGACCGCACTCTGCTGGTCCCGGGTTGCTGAGCGCCCGTCCCCGGGAGTCACCACCCAACCGACCAGCGCCCACGTGAGTTCCGCGAGGCGCCTGGGGCATCCATGGAAACTACAACCGCAACCGGGTTCGACCCTACCAGCAGCAAACCGGAAATGCAGAGACTCCAACGCCGTGATTTCCGGAGAAAAGTCCGCATTTGTCCGAGTGGCGTTCCTAACATTTGCCGCCACCGAATTCTGTGCTAGGGCCTGTTCGGCGGAGCCGTCCGGACCAGCGAGCGGCCGTCCGCGGCGCCCCCCGACGGCCGAGGAC is a genomic window containing:
- a CDS encoding ion transporter; its protein translation is MIVVNGIILGLETYEARFELLDHNWMLVEGCFLAFFATELALKILARGAAFFRDAWNWFDLVVVGIALVPLTGSFAVLRLVRVLRLLRLVSVIPSLRHIVNALFRSVPGLGTVIALLFAVMYTAAVMGEQLFGEISPGYFGNLGVSLYTLFMLLTTENWPDISDSVIDQAPYAWIFFVSYIVISAFIVLNLIIGVIVTTMEEEVNAHRWEEDQELELAQHRTVMLRLDQLSEQVAILSAQLRTLGVAVEEASVQQDGHERVQNTKRPPAGRRRRARRRNRRR
- a CDS encoding cold-shock protein — encoded protein: MAQGTVKWFNSEKGFGFIAVDGGGPDVFVHYSAIAGTGFRNLEENQAVEFEITQGPKGPQASDVRAL